GCAGCGTCGCCTGCAGAACGGGCGGCCACCCCCTTCAGCAGCAGGGCCTTCCGACGGGCGGCCCAGGTGGAGGGAAGCGCGGCTGTGGCCTGGGCGTAGGGCTCGACCACCCCCGCCGTCTCATCCAGGTTGAGGGTGAGGGCCAGATCCTCTGAGAGAGCCAAACCGAGCGCCTTCAGGGCCGCCTCCTGCAGGAGGAGCTCCCGGTGGATGTGGGCGGAGCGGGCCTTGAGCTCCCGGTCCAGGCCCCGCACCTGGACGGCCTTCACCACGGGCGCAGTGGCCTCCTCCAGCAGCCCGCCGACCCGCACCGACCCCAGCGTGGCCTCGGTCAAGCCAGGGCGTAGGGCCTCCAGGGCCTCGCAGTCCGCCTTCAGGGAGGAGGAAAGGGCGTCGCCCTCGCCGGAGGCAGCCAGGGCAGCCAGCCCGTCCAGATAGGACTGGAGGAGGCTCCCCTGCTTCTCCAGATCCCCCAGGAGCCCAAGGCGCTTCTGCAGAGCCCGGTCATGGGCGAGGACCTCTTGGCGCCGGCCCTCCGTATCCAGAGCCTCCCGGCCCCGGAGCAGGACGGCACTGTCGGCCTCGATGGCGGCCTCCCGCGAGGCCTGGATGAAGGATGCGGTGGCCTTCACCGAGGCCGAGCCCGCCCGGGCAAAGCCCTGATAGCGATCCAGGACGGGCTGCTGGCAGCCCGACGCCATGAGCAACACCATGAGGCTGCTGAGCAGAGCCCTGCCTGCCATCCCCGGCCCCCTGCAAGGAAAAGCCCTCTGGGGGGGCCGAGAGGGAAGACGTTCGGGGTGGCGCCTCAGCCCCACCCCACCCAGGAGAGCGGCCACCCCCCTGGCTGCCGCACGCCCTGCCCCTGCCGGCGTCAGCCAGCAGCACGACAACAAGCCTTTGCGACAGACCCCCATGGCCAGCCCCCAACAGGGTCTGACCATGTTAAACTATTTTTACTATTCAAACATCAAAACATTCAAAAGAGCTGAACGTCGGAGAATTCCCCGAAGAGACGCCGCCAGGGGATGAAGAAGATCCGCAGGACACTGGTGTGCCTCCTCCGCTCGAAGACATTCTTCCTCCGCTCGGGGAAGGCCTTGCCGATCCTGGGGGTATGGGATTGCCGCCGATCCATCGTGTCACCTCCATCAGGGGCACAGCCCACTTCAGGATGAGGCATTCCCGTTTCCCGACAAGGGCCTATGCCTCCAGCTTGGCCTTCACGCTCGCCACCTTATCGGCCATGCGCTGGACCTTGTCGGTACGGGTGCCCAGGGAGACCGTGGTCTGGATCCGCGGCACCCCCAGGGCATGGAGCCGCTCATGGCAACCCTTGATGGCCGCCAGGACCGCATCCCACTCCCCCTCGATGTTGGTGCCGTTGGCGTGGAGCTCGAAGTTCAGGCCTGTGGTGGCCAGGTAGCGCTCGATCTCGGCCACGTAGGGCGAGGCCGAGACGCCCACCCCCAGAGCGATGACCGTGAATCCGGCGATGACATGCATGGCACACCTCCTCCCTCCAGGATAGGCGCTG
The sequence above is drawn from the uncultured Holophaga sp. genome and encodes:
- a CDS encoding MTH1187 family thiamine-binding protein — protein: MHVIAGFTVIALGVGVSASPYVAEIERYLATTGLNFELHANGTNIEGEWDAVLAAIKGCHERLHALGVPRIQTTVSLGTRTDKVQRMADKVASVKAKLEA